The Aeromicrobium yanjiei genome includes a region encoding these proteins:
- a CDS encoding thiolase family protein → MRDAVIVDAVRTPIGRRNGTLKNVHPVDLSAHVLTTLAERNGLDPSLVDDVIWGCVNQIADQSTNVGRLSVLAAGWPEVIPGVTIDRACGSSQQAVHFAAGAVMSGINDIVIAGGVESMSRVPIGSARAMGEPFGPKVKKRYGRESFNQGLGAEDIARRWNLSRQRLDEFAVESHERSIAAQAAGAFSTQLATVVGPDGELTADEGVRPGSTVEKLGTLKTPFMEDGVISAGNSSQISDGSGALLITTSERAAQLGWKPIARFHSGSVVGDDPVTMLTAPIPATAKVLKRAGLTIDDIGVFEVNEAFASVPIAWEIETGADHAKVNPLGGAIGVGHPLGASGAILMTRMLNHMRDNGLRYGLQTMCEAGGMANATILELLEP, encoded by the coding sequence ATGCGAGACGCAGTCATCGTCGACGCCGTGCGCACCCCCATCGGGCGACGCAACGGCACCCTGAAGAACGTCCACCCGGTCGACCTGTCGGCGCACGTGCTGACCACCCTCGCGGAGCGCAACGGACTCGACCCGAGTCTCGTCGACGACGTCATCTGGGGCTGCGTGAACCAGATCGCCGACCAGTCCACGAACGTCGGCCGGCTCTCGGTGCTCGCAGCCGGCTGGCCCGAGGTCATCCCCGGTGTCACGATCGACCGGGCCTGCGGCTCGAGCCAGCAGGCTGTCCACTTCGCTGCCGGCGCGGTCATGTCCGGGATCAACGACATCGTCATCGCCGGGGGCGTCGAGTCGATGAGCCGGGTGCCGATCGGCTCGGCGCGCGCGATGGGTGAGCCGTTCGGCCCGAAGGTCAAGAAGCGCTACGGGCGCGAGAGCTTCAACCAGGGATTGGGCGCCGAGGACATCGCCCGTCGATGGAACCTGAGCCGCCAGCGGCTCGACGAGTTCGCCGTGGAGTCGCACGAGCGCTCGATCGCCGCCCAGGCCGCAGGCGCGTTCTCCACCCAGCTCGCGACGGTCGTGGGACCGGACGGGGAGCTCACGGCCGACGAGGGAGTCCGGCCCGGCAGCACGGTCGAGAAGCTCGGGACGCTGAAGACCCCCTTCATGGAGGACGGCGTCATCTCAGCCGGCAACAGCTCGCAGATCTCGGACGGGTCCGGTGCGCTGCTCATCACCACGAGTGAGCGGGCAGCGCAGCTCGGCTGGAAGCCGATCGCCCGCTTCCACTCCGGCTCGGTCGTGGGCGACGACCCGGTGACCATGCTGACGGCGCCCATCCCGGCGACCGCCAAGGTGCTGAAGCGCGCGGGCCTGACGATCGACGACATCGGTGTGTTCGAGGTCAACGAGGCCTTCGCCAGCGTGCCGATCGCGTGGGAGATCGAGACAGGTGCCGATCACGCGAAGGTCAACCCGCTGGGAGGGGCGATCGGGGTCGGGCACCCGCTCGGCGCGTCCGGCGCAATCCTCATGACCCGGATGCTGAACCACATGCGCGACAACGGCCTGCGGTACGGCCTGCAGACGATGTGCGAGGCCGGCGGAATGGCCAATGCCACGATCCTCGAGCTGCTCGAGCCCTGA
- a CDS encoding SDR family oxidoreductase: MKLDSTAAFVTGGSSGLGLATVRRLRAAGAKVTIADLNAPSDADAAELGDGVTYVQTDIADEASVEAALDVAHETYGQIRSVVHCAGRGGDRVRILDREGKPGSLDTFEEVIRVNLVGTYNVLRLGAARISQAEPVDGERGAMVLTASVAAFDGQIGQTSYTAAKAAVHGMTLVAARDLASRLIRVNTIAPGVFDTPMLARLRGDIREALEKTVPHPSRLGQADDYAHMALSLLENSYVNGETIRLDGAIRMAPR; this comes from the coding sequence ATGAAGCTCGACTCCACAGCTGCGTTCGTCACGGGCGGCTCGTCCGGACTCGGTCTCGCCACGGTGCGCCGCTTGCGCGCCGCGGGGGCGAAGGTCACGATCGCCGACCTGAACGCTCCCTCGGACGCCGACGCCGCCGAGCTCGGCGACGGTGTCACGTACGTCCAGACCGACATCGCCGACGAGGCGTCGGTCGAGGCCGCGCTCGACGTCGCCCACGAGACGTACGGCCAGATCCGCTCGGTCGTCCACTGCGCAGGACGCGGCGGCGACCGCGTACGCATCCTGGACCGTGAGGGCAAGCCGGGCTCCCTCGACACGTTCGAGGAGGTCATCCGGGTCAACCTGGTCGGCACGTACAACGTCCTGCGGCTGGGCGCTGCCCGCATCTCCCAGGCCGAGCCGGTCGACGGCGAGCGTGGCGCGATGGTGCTGACCGCGTCGGTCGCGGCCTTCGACGGACAGATCGGCCAGACGTCGTACACGGCCGCGAAGGCTGCCGTGCACGGCATGACGCTGGTCGCCGCCCGCGATCTCGCGAGCCGGCTGATCCGCGTCAACACGATCGCCCCCGGTGTGTTCGACACGCCGATGCTGGCGCGCCTGCGCGGCGACATCCGCGAAGCGCTCGAGAAGACCGTCCCGCATCCCAGCCGCCTCGGCCAGGCCGACGACTACGCCCACATGGCGCTGAGCCTGCTCGAGAACTCCTACGTCAACGGAGAGACGATCCGGCTCGACGGCGCGATCCGCATGGCACCGCGGTGA
- a CDS encoding TIGR03557 family F420-dependent LLM class oxidoreductase gives MSPRVEVGYAAALEKYAPRDAVDLAAMAEQHGFVGTLATDHFQPWLPSQGQSPFVWSVLAAVGERTSTNFGPGMAVPGYRYHPATLAQAAATLASMYEGRHWVGIGPGEALNEHVTASYWPEAPDRLNSMFEAIDLIKKLFRGSIAGRDTRFTGTYHRMESARLWTMPAVAPPVLVATGGPVTARRAGKVADGIVTVGTSYDRAATLLERFDRGVDEADRDPGTMLRVLHLNLSWAPSDEQAMANAIEQWPLGAMRFPKGDIRSPQVFEQIARQVGPDGFDDRMLISSDLDAHRRRIQQFADIGFDRIYLHNVGREQRDFIETFGRCVLPAVR, from the coding sequence ATGAGCCCACGAGTCGAGGTGGGGTACGCGGCCGCGCTCGAGAAGTACGCGCCGCGCGACGCGGTCGACCTGGCCGCCATGGCCGAGCAGCACGGATTCGTCGGCACCCTGGCCACCGACCACTTCCAGCCGTGGCTGCCCAGCCAGGGCCAGAGCCCGTTCGTCTGGAGCGTCCTCGCGGCCGTGGGGGAGCGGACGTCGACCAACTTCGGTCCCGGCATGGCGGTCCCGGGGTATCGCTACCACCCGGCGACGCTGGCCCAGGCCGCCGCGACGCTCGCGTCGATGTACGAGGGACGTCACTGGGTCGGCATCGGTCCGGGCGAGGCGCTCAACGAGCACGTCACCGCGAGCTACTGGCCCGAGGCACCGGACCGCCTCAACTCGATGTTCGAGGCCATCGACCTGATCAAGAAGCTCTTCCGCGGATCGATCGCCGGTCGCGACACCCGGTTCACCGGCACGTACCACCGCATGGAGTCCGCCCGCCTGTGGACCATGCCCGCGGTCGCGCCCCCCGTGCTGGTCGCGACCGGAGGACCGGTCACGGCTCGTCGTGCCGGCAAGGTCGCGGACGGCATCGTCACGGTCGGCACCTCGTACGACCGCGCGGCCACGCTGCTGGAGCGCTTCGACCGGGGCGTCGACGAGGCGGACCGCGATCCCGGCACGATGCTGAGGGTGCTGCACCTCAACCTGAGCTGGGCTCCGAGCGACGAGCAGGCGATGGCCAACGCCATCGAGCAGTGGCCGCTCGGGGCGATGAGGTTCCCCAAGGGCGACATCCGCAGCCCGCAGGTCTTCGAGCAGATCGCCCGGCAGGTCGGGCCGGACGGCTTCGACGACCGCATGCTGATCAGCAGCGATCTCGACGCGCACCGACGAAGGATCCAGCAGTTCGCCGACATCGGCTTCGATCGGATCTACCTGCACAACGTCGGGCGCGAGCAGCGGGACTTCATCGAGACGTTCGGCCGGTGCGTCCTGCCGGCCGTCCGCTGA
- the npdG gene encoding NADPH-dependent F420 reductase, whose product MNQIHTIAVVGGTGPQGRGLAYRFALAGHPVILGSRDAGRAQEKADEINAKLEAEPVSGATNADAVGAADIVLLAVPWDGHADLVSSLAGQLADKIVISCVNPLGFDADGPYGLVLEESAAQETQRLVPQARVVGAFHHVAALSLWKTPDALTHEDVLVCGDDDEAKSVVQDLAAAVTGKRGIDAGRLRLARQLEPLTAVLISMNKRYKTRSGVAITGVQEG is encoded by the coding sequence ATGAACCAGATCCACACGATCGCCGTCGTCGGCGGAACCGGACCGCAGGGTCGCGGGCTCGCCTACCGATTCGCCCTGGCCGGGCACCCGGTGATCCTCGGCTCCCGTGACGCCGGCCGCGCGCAGGAGAAGGCCGACGAGATCAACGCGAAGCTCGAGGCCGAGCCGGTGTCCGGAGCCACCAATGCCGATGCGGTGGGAGCGGCCGACATCGTGCTGCTGGCCGTGCCGTGGGACGGGCACGCGGACCTCGTGTCGTCCCTGGCCGGGCAGCTCGCCGACAAGATCGTCATCAGCTGCGTCAACCCCCTCGGCTTCGACGCCGACGGCCCCTACGGGCTGGTCCTGGAGGAGTCGGCGGCGCAGGAGACGCAGCGACTCGTGCCCCAGGCGCGCGTGGTCGGCGCGTTCCACCACGTCGCAGCGCTGTCCTTGTGGAAGACCCCGGACGCCCTCACCCACGAGGACGTCCTGGTGTGCGGCGACGACGACGAGGCCAAGTCCGTCGTGCAGGACCTCGCCGCCGCCGTGACCGGCAAGCGCGGCATCGATGCGGGCAGGCTCCGGCTGGCTCGCCAGCTCGAGCCGCTGACTGCCGTGCTGATCAGCATGAACAAGCGGTACAAGACCCGTTCGGGCGTGGCCATCACCGGAGTGCAGGAAGGCTGA
- a CDS encoding bifunctional FO biosynthesis protein CofGH, protein MTVLPTPVVPPNERQVARAVVRAEAGKSLDLAETQALLCARGEHLERLMTVARRVRDAGLGAAGRPGVVTYSKKVFIPLTRLCRDRCHYCTFVTVPGKLEAPFLSPDEILAIARQGAEMGCKEALFTLGDRPEDRWPEAKQWLEEAGYDSTLEYVRAMSIRVLEETGLLPHLNPGVMSWTEMSRLKAVAPSMGMMLETTSRRLFETKGAAHYKSPDKDPAVRLQVLEDAGRLNVPFTTGLLIGIGEDLAERADSIFELRRIARQYGNIQEVIIQNFRAKPDTAMRHDDDLGLEEYLAAIATSRVVLGPGMRIQAPPNLVDLAECRALLDAGVDDFGGISPLTPDHVNPERPWPQIDQLVALSAEAGFELRERLTAHPQFLDVPWLDPRLLGHVEALRGPDGLAQADVLPTGLPWQEPDGGFDVTTGRADLHTAVDTEGRTSDRRSDFEDVYGDWGVLRERVAADRQPERLSSDVHAALRAAESDPAGLSTAHATTLMTAEEGPALEAVAALADQLRRDAVGDEVTYVINRNINFTNICYTGCRFCAFAQRKTDADAYTLSLDEIATRARIAVSVGATEVCMQGGIDPEMPGTAYFDIAAAVKRAEPSLHVHAYSPMEVMNGVARTGLSIAEFLTAAKEAGVDSLPGTAAEILDDDVRWVLTKGKLPTAQWIEVVSTAHRVGLPTTATMMYGHVDHPGHWVKHLQVLAGIQRETGGFTEFVPLPFVHQSSPIYLAGVARPGPSVRDNRAVHAVARIMLHGLVPNIQTSWVKLGPEQVTQVLRGGVNDLGGTLMEETISRMAGSTNGSRKERAELEAMAHAAGRPARQRTTTYGHVDHSQRAAS, encoded by the coding sequence GTGACTGTCCTGCCGACCCCGGTCGTGCCACCCAACGAGCGACAGGTCGCCCGTGCCGTCGTACGGGCGGAGGCGGGCAAGTCGCTCGACCTCGCCGAGACCCAGGCCCTGCTGTGCGCACGGGGCGAGCACCTCGAGCGTCTCATGACGGTCGCCCGGCGCGTACGGGACGCAGGTCTGGGGGCGGCAGGACGTCCGGGGGTCGTCACGTACTCCAAGAAGGTCTTCATCCCGCTGACCCGCCTGTGCCGCGACAGGTGCCACTACTGCACGTTCGTGACGGTCCCGGGCAAGCTCGAGGCGCCGTTCCTGTCGCCCGACGAGATCCTGGCCATCGCCCGCCAGGGTGCGGAGATGGGCTGCAAGGAGGCGCTGTTCACGCTGGGGGACCGGCCCGAGGACCGCTGGCCCGAGGCGAAGCAGTGGCTCGAGGAGGCAGGCTACGACTCGACGCTGGAGTACGTGCGAGCGATGAGCATCCGGGTGCTGGAGGAGACCGGGCTGCTGCCGCACCTGAACCCCGGCGTCATGTCGTGGACCGAGATGTCGCGGCTGAAGGCGGTCGCCCCGTCGATGGGCATGATGCTCGAGACCACCAGCCGTCGCCTGTTCGAGACCAAGGGCGCGGCGCACTACAAGTCCCCGGACAAGGACCCGGCAGTACGTCTGCAGGTGCTCGAGGACGCCGGCCGGCTCAACGTCCCGTTCACGACGGGCCTGCTGATCGGCATCGGTGAGGACCTGGCCGAACGGGCCGACAGCATCTTCGAGCTGCGACGGATCGCGAGGCAGTACGGCAACATCCAGGAAGTCATCATCCAGAACTTCCGGGCCAAGCCCGACACGGCGATGCGTCACGACGACGACCTCGGGCTCGAGGAGTACCTGGCCGCCATCGCGACGTCCCGTGTGGTGCTCGGCCCCGGGATGCGGATCCAGGCCCCGCCCAACCTCGTCGACCTCGCCGAGTGCCGCGCACTGCTCGACGCGGGCGTCGACGACTTCGGCGGCATCAGCCCGCTGACCCCCGATCACGTGAACCCCGAGCGTCCCTGGCCCCAGATCGACCAGCTCGTGGCGCTGAGCGCCGAGGCCGGCTTCGAGCTGCGGGAACGCCTCACGGCGCACCCGCAGTTCCTGGACGTGCCGTGGCTGGACCCGCGGCTGTTAGGCCACGTGGAGGCGCTGCGCGGACCCGACGGTCTCGCGCAGGCGGACGTGCTGCCCACCGGTCTGCCCTGGCAGGAGCCCGACGGGGGATTCGACGTCACGACGGGACGAGCGGACCTGCACACGGCGGTCGACACCGAGGGCCGCACGAGCGACCGGCGCAGCGACTTCGAGGACGTCTACGGCGACTGGGGAGTGCTGCGCGAGAGGGTCGCCGCCGATCGACAGCCCGAGCGGCTGTCCTCGGACGTCCACGCGGCCCTGCGGGCGGCGGAGTCCGATCCCGCCGGCCTGTCGACCGCGCACGCGACCACGTTGATGACCGCGGAGGAGGGGCCTGCCCTGGAGGCGGTGGCGGCCCTGGCCGACCAGCTGCGCCGCGACGCGGTGGGGGACGAGGTCACGTACGTGATCAACCGCAACATCAACTTCACCAACATCTGTTACACCGGGTGCCGGTTCTGCGCGTTCGCGCAGCGCAAGACGGACGCCGACGCGTACACGCTGTCGCTGGACGAGATCGCGACCCGCGCGCGCATCGCCGTGAGCGTCGGGGCCACCGAGGTCTGCATGCAAGGTGGCATCGATCCGGAGATGCCCGGGACGGCGTACTTCGACATCGCGGCGGCGGTCAAGAGGGCCGAGCCGTCGCTGCACGTGCACGCGTACAGCCCCATGGAGGTCATGAACGGCGTGGCCCGCACCGGGCTGTCGATCGCGGAGTTCCTGACCGCCGCGAAGGAGGCCGGTGTCGACTCGCTGCCCGGTACGGCGGCCGAGATCCTCGACGACGACGTCCGGTGGGTGCTCACCAAGGGCAAGCTGCCGACCGCGCAGTGGATCGAGGTCGTCTCGACCGCGCACCGCGTGGGGCTGCCGACGACGGCCACGATGATGTACGGCCACGTCGACCACCCCGGGCACTGGGTCAAGCACCTGCAGGTGCTGGCCGGCATCCAGCGGGAGACCGGCGGGTTCACCGAGTTCGTGCCCCTGCCGTTCGTGCACCAGTCGAGCCCGATCTACTTGGCCGGGGTCGCCCGTCCCGGGCCCAGCGTCCGCGACAACCGGGCCGTCCACGCGGTCGCGCGCATCATGCTGCACGGGCTCGTCCCGAACATCCAGACCTCGTGGGTCAAGCTCGGGCCCGAGCAGGTCACCCAGGTCCTGCGCGGGGGCGTCAACGATCTCGGCGGCACGCTGATGGAGGAGACCATCAGCCGGATGGCCGGCTCGACCAACGGCTCGCGCAAGGAACGCGCCGAGCTCGAGGCGATGGCTCACGCGGCGGGACGCCCGGCGCGTCAGCGCACCACGACGTACGGTCACGTGGACCACTCCCAGAGGGCTGCGTCATGA
- the cofC gene encoding 2-phospho-L-lactate guanylyltransferase, with the protein MTGWTAVVPVKPWGLAKSRLDLPGEERMQLARAFSLDVLDVVLAAEHVDRVVVVTAETQLGTIARRAGAHVIVDRPMLARGLLNRAIDAGRQWAQVHAPAAPFVVVPGDLPALTAQLLDDALELLAAQERSFVPDASGMGTTLLAVARPALMTPSYGHRSALLHSDAGFRPTPDVDPRCRRDVDTAADLAQARHLGVGPHTTAALAQMTRVTSDGRRLRVASG; encoded by the coding sequence ATGACGGGGTGGACCGCGGTCGTGCCGGTCAAGCCGTGGGGCCTGGCCAAGAGCCGGCTGGACCTGCCCGGCGAGGAGCGCATGCAGCTGGCCCGCGCGTTCTCCCTCGACGTCCTGGACGTCGTGCTGGCCGCGGAGCACGTGGATCGGGTGGTGGTCGTGACGGCCGAGACCCAGCTCGGCACGATCGCCCGCCGTGCCGGCGCCCACGTCATCGTGGATCGTCCGATGCTGGCCCGCGGGCTGCTCAACCGCGCGATCGACGCGGGACGGCAGTGGGCGCAGGTGCACGCCCCCGCTGCGCCGTTCGTCGTCGTGCCGGGAGACCTGCCCGCGCTGACCGCCCAGCTCCTCGATGACGCCTTGGAGCTGCTCGCCGCGCAGGAGCGGTCGTTCGTCCCCGACGCCTCCGGGATGGGCACCACGCTGCTGGCTGTCGCCCGGCCTGCGCTGATGACGCCGTCGTACGGTCATCGGTCGGCCCTGCTGCACTCGGACGCGGGCTTTCGGCCCACACCCGACGTCGACCCGCGCTGCCGACGCGACGTCGACACCGCGGCAGACCTGGCGCAGGCGCGTCACCTGGGGGTCGGGCCGCACACGACGGCGGCCCTCGCCCAGATGACCCGCGTCACGAGCGACGGCCGCCGCCTGCGGGTGGCCTCGGGCTGA
- the lon gene encoding endopeptidase La: MVVPIELDDAARAAVDAARTSNDDRLLVAPRLEDRYATHGVIATIQQVGRLPGGGPGAVLRAEQRAHIQGGVTGPGAALWVEAEPISDAEPTDAVRDLAQDYKSLLVTILQKRNAWQVIDSVQRLTDPGELADTAGYASYLELEQKRQLLETEDVSERLAALIGWSREYLAETEVNEKISESVQESIDKNQREFVLRQQLAAIRKELGDDEPEDTKDYRERVEEADLPEDVRKAALREVGKLERGSDQNPESGYIRTWLDTVLEIPWNVKTDDSTDIAAARAVLDADHHGLDDVKDRIVEYLAVRARRKDRGLEVVGGRGSGAVMALVGPPGVGKTSLGESVARALGRNFVRVALGGVRDEAEIRGHRRTYVGALPGRLVRAIGEAGSMNPVVLLDEIDKVGADYRGDPAAALLEVLDPAQNHTFRDHYLDLDLDLSDVLFLATANVIEQIPQPLLDRMELVQLDGYTEDDKVQIARRYLAPRQLERAALTDDEVTITDGALREIAASYTREAGVRQMERLLAKVFRKVATRLTDPAADKPVVVDERTLVDFIGRPRFVPEVAERTAVPGVSTGLAVTGLGGDVLFIEASAYDGERNLAITGQLGDVMKESAHIALTYVRSHADALGIDPATLERSIHLHVPAGAVPKDGPSAGVTMVTALTSLALGRNVRADVGMTGEVTLNGRVLPIGGVKQKLMAAQRAGLKTVFIPARNEVDLVDVPEEVLAELDVRPVADVAEILAYALEPAVEAVTVSAA, translated from the coding sequence ATGGTCGTCCCGATCGAGCTCGACGACGCGGCCCGGGCAGCCGTGGACGCCGCCCGCACCAGCAACGACGACCGACTCCTCGTGGCCCCGCGCCTCGAGGACCGCTACGCCACCCACGGCGTCATCGCCACGATCCAGCAGGTCGGTCGCCTCCCCGGCGGCGGACCCGGCGCGGTGCTGCGCGCCGAGCAGCGCGCCCACATCCAGGGCGGCGTCACCGGTCCCGGCGCGGCCCTCTGGGTCGAGGCCGAGCCCATCTCGGACGCCGAGCCGACCGACGCCGTCCGCGATCTCGCGCAGGACTACAAGAGCCTGCTCGTCACGATCCTGCAGAAGCGCAACGCCTGGCAGGTCATCGACTCGGTGCAGCGCCTCACCGACCCCGGCGAGCTCGCTGACACCGCGGGCTACGCGTCGTACCTCGAGCTGGAGCAGAAGCGCCAGCTGCTCGAGACCGAGGACGTCTCGGAGCGCCTGGCCGCGCTGATCGGGTGGTCGCGCGAGTACCTGGCCGAGACCGAGGTCAACGAGAAGATATCCGAGTCCGTCCAGGAGAGCATCGACAAGAACCAGCGCGAGTTCGTCCTGCGCCAGCAGCTCGCCGCGATCCGCAAGGAGCTCGGCGACGACGAGCCCGAGGACACCAAGGACTACCGCGAGCGCGTCGAGGAGGCCGACCTCCCCGAGGACGTCCGCAAGGCCGCCCTGCGCGAGGTCGGCAAGCTCGAGCGCGGCAGCGACCAGAACCCCGAGTCCGGCTACATCCGCACGTGGCTCGACACCGTCCTCGAGATCCCGTGGAACGTGAAGACCGACGACAGCACCGACATCGCGGCCGCCCGCGCGGTGCTGGACGCCGATCACCACGGGCTGGACGACGTCAAGGACCGCATCGTGGAGTACCTCGCGGTGCGTGCACGTCGCAAGGACCGCGGGCTCGAGGTCGTCGGCGGACGCGGCTCCGGCGCGGTCATGGCGCTCGTCGGCCCTCCCGGCGTCGGCAAGACGTCGCTCGGCGAGAGCGTCGCGCGCGCCCTCGGCCGCAACTTCGTCCGGGTCGCCCTCGGTGGTGTCCGTGACGAGGCCGAGATCCGCGGCCACCGGCGTACGTACGTCGGTGCGCTCCCGGGGCGCCTGGTCCGCGCGATCGGCGAAGCGGGCTCGATGAACCCGGTCGTCCTGCTCGACGAGATCGACAAGGTCGGCGCCGACTACCGGGGCGATCCCGCGGCGGCGCTGCTCGAGGTGCTCGACCCGGCGCAGAACCACACGTTCCGCGACCACTACCTCGATCTCGATCTCGACCTGTCGGACGTGCTGTTCCTCGCGACCGCCAACGTCATCGAGCAGATCCCTCAGCCGCTGCTCGATCGCATGGAGCTGGTCCAGCTCGACGGCTACACCGAGGACGACAAGGTCCAGATCGCCCGTCGCTACCTGGCCCCGCGCCAGCTCGAGCGGGCCGCGCTGACCGACGACGAGGTGACGATCACCGACGGCGCGCTGCGCGAGATCGCGGCGTCGTACACCCGTGAGGCGGGCGTGCGTCAGATGGAGCGGCTGCTCGCGAAGGTGTTCCGCAAGGTCGCCACCAGGCTCACGGATCCCGCGGCGGACAAGCCGGTCGTGGTCGACGAGCGGACCCTCGTCGACTTCATCGGGCGGCCGCGGTTCGTCCCCGAGGTGGCCGAGCGCACGGCGGTGCCGGGGGTCTCGACGGGGCTCGCGGTGACCGGGCTCGGCGGCGACGTGCTCTTCATCGAGGCCAGCGCGTACGACGGCGAGCGCAACCTCGCGATCACCGGACAGCTCGGCGACGTCATGAAGGAGTCCGCGCACATCGCGCTGACGTACGTCAGGTCGCACGCCGACGCGCTCGGCATCGACCCGGCCACCCTCGAGCGGTCGATCCACCTGCACGTGCCGGCCGGCGCGGTGCCCAAGGACGGCCCGTCCGCGGGCGTCACGATGGTGACGGCGCTGACGTCGCTCGCCCTGGGTCGCAACGTACGCGCCGACGTGGGCATGACCGGCGAGGTGACGCTCAACGGACGCGTCCTGCCGATCGGCGGCGTCAAGCAGAAGCTCATGGCTGCGCAACGAGCCGGGCTGAAGACCGTCTTCATCCCGGCCCGCAACGAGGTCGACCTGGTCGACGTGCCCGAGGAAGTGCTCGCCGAGCTCGACGTCCGACCGGTCGCCGACGTCGCGGAGATCCTCGCGTACGCCCTGGAGCCGGCGGTGGAGGCGGTCACGGTCAGCGCCGCCTAG
- a CDS encoding uridine kinase family protein codes for MAASSGVVIVAGPSGSGKSHLAARLGWPVLRLDDFYRDADAPHMPRSTLGIVDWDHPDSWDAVTAVGTIAELCASGTAEVPVYDIAASRRTGTQTLHVPDGQFIAEGLFAPIIVDACREAGLLRAAICLRRPAPVTFALRLSRDLREGRKSPSVLVRRGWRLLQDEPRIVAEAVAHGCDPMTPRNARRLLAG; via the coding sequence GTGGCAGCATCCTCCGGAGTCGTGATCGTGGCAGGACCATCGGGCTCGGGAAAGTCCCACCTCGCGGCGCGGCTCGGGTGGCCGGTGCTGCGACTCGATGACTTCTACCGCGACGCCGACGCGCCCCACATGCCCCGGTCGACCCTCGGCATCGTCGACTGGGACCACCCCGACTCGTGGGACGCCGTCACGGCGGTCGGCACGATCGCCGAGCTCTGCGCGTCCGGCACGGCCGAGGTGCCGGTCTACGACATCGCCGCGAGCCGGCGGACGGGCACGCAGACCCTGCACGTGCCGGACGGCCAGTTCATCGCGGAGGGCCTGTTCGCCCCGATCATCGTCGACGCGTGCCGGGAGGCCGGTCTGCTCCGGGCCGCGATCTGCCTGCGCCGCCCGGCCCCCGTCACGTTCGCGCTGCGGCTGTCGCGCGATCTGCGCGAGGGGCGCAAGTCCCCGAGCGTCCTGGTGCGCCGCGGCTGGCGACTCCTGCAGGACGAGCCTCGCATCGTCGCCGAAGCCGTCGCCCACGGCTGCGACCCCATGACCCCCCGCAACGCCCGCCGCCTCCTCGCCGGGTGA
- the deoC gene encoding deoxyribose-phosphate aldolase, translated as MSSPVTAAEIAATIDHAILKPELTRAEVDEQLALVARYGVFSACVRPSDVSYAYRVLEGSGVAVCAVIGFPHGTTTTQTKVAEATEALDNGAAELDMVLNIGRLRSGLVDDVEDDIRAVVTAAGEHVVKVILETALLSDDEIVAGCQAAERAGAAFVKTSTGFAGGGATIEHLRLMRATVSDAVQVKASGGVRGLDTLLEMRDLGVTRFGTSATATILDDAAAREAGGTTSGSTDESSY; from the coding sequence ATGTCCTCACCCGTCACCGCCGCCGAGATCGCCGCGACCATCGACCACGCCATCCTCAAGCCCGAGCTCACGCGCGCGGAGGTCGACGAGCAGCTGGCCCTCGTCGCTCGCTACGGCGTCTTCAGCGCGTGCGTACGCCCGAGCGACGTCTCGTACGCGTACCGGGTGCTCGAGGGCTCGGGCGTCGCGGTGTGCGCGGTGATCGGCTTCCCGCACGGCACCACCACGACGCAGACCAAGGTCGCCGAGGCCACCGAGGCGCTCGACAACGGGGCCGCCGAGCTCGACATGGTGCTCAACATCGGACGCCTGCGCAGCGGGCTCGTCGACGACGTCGAGGACGACATCCGCGCGGTCGTGACCGCAGCGGGGGAGCACGTCGTCAAGGTCATCCTCGAGACCGCGCTCCTCAGCGACGACGAGATCGTGGCGGGCTGCCAGGCGGCGGAGCGGGCCGGAGCGGCGTTCGTCAAGACGTCGACCGGATTCGCGGGCGGAGGAGCCACGATCGAGCACCTCCGGCTCATGCGCGCCACGGTCAGCGATGCGGTGCAGGTCAAGGCCTCCGGCGGTGTCCGCGGTCTCGACACCCTGCTGGAGATGCGCGACCTCGGCGTGACGCGGTTCGGGACGAGCGCGACGGCCACGATCCTCGACGACGCCGCCGCGCGCGAGGCGGGCGGGACGACCAGCGGCTCGACCGACGAGTCCTCCTACTGA